The DNA segment GGTAAGGAAATTGTTGGGCTGAGCTCGCTTAAGCTGGTACTCGTGTATATATTCTATCAATGCTCCCCGGTTTGTGCCTTTAGATCTTAAAAAGGGCTTGACCCAGCGCCATAAATTCTCgatggtctgtgtgtgtattaatGGATCGCTTGGGTCGACAAAATTTTCGGAATGGTTGATCATCTCGTGCTCGTATCCTTTACCGTCTAATCCGATGTAGGCACGCCAACCATCCGTCACAATTGTCACTCCGGGGGCCACATTGTTCATAACGATGCCCTGCAAGTTGCCAGCGTTGCGTTTCCGAACCAGCTCAAGAAAAATCTCCTTTGTCTCCCGACAAATACCACCGACCAGCCAAACCAGGTTGTTGTCCGCTATCCGTCCTCTGTGGTACTTCCGTTTGGTAATGACGGACTCGTCGATCTCCACTGTGAGCCCTTCGCCTCCGGTCTGTTGTCGGTGGGTTTCCACATATTCAGCGCTTATTTCACGGAGtattttgaaccattttaGAATGGCTGTCTTACCTACaatgagataaaaataaagcaaataaaaaattaatctaaccgaataatagaaaaaaatactaaaaataaattaccgGCTGTACATTCAGCTTCCGCAACCATCCGCGTCGTATTTCGAGACCACTCGAAGGTTATCTCCATCAACTGGGATAGAGAAAACCttgaatttttgaaaatactaTCCGTGCGAACAGTACATTCCGAGCCGGTGCAGCTCGATGTAGGCTTGTAAATCCATTTACAAGCATTGGAGCGCTTGGTTACCTTCAGTTTCATTTGTCTCTTGCACTTGCTGCATTGTTGCGTTGGCGGCAAGAGTTCCGCTTCCTGCAAAAGACGAACCAACCCTTCCTCATCCGCGGTTAGTTTCTTCAGGTCACTAGAATTTTTACTGCTGCAAATATATCCATAGTTAATGGTTTGTCCTGAAAATAAAACTTCCAAAAAGAGAGAATCTTTAATCTGTCGACCACTTTGTTGATCAAAACTTTCAACTACATACGGAGCAATATTTTCCCGCGCGATCAACACTTCCACACGTTTACTACAATGATGAAGACGATTACTTTGCATTTacacaaacatataaaatccTTTATTCCCTAATCATAAATTACTAGCACAGCGAATGAGAATACTCACTACATGTGCGCTGTAGGTTAGATCTCCCTATCTTTtgcactatctctctctcaatcgTCTGGTCAGCGACCTGTAACTCACGCACATCCTTCCACTCACACATCATACGGAAGCCGTCGACTGCTATCGCTGAGTGGGACACCCAGATGGTCAGGATGGCTAAGTTCGATCGGACCACAACAGCTTCTCTGTTCTTCAATGAAGGAAAATAAGTTGATTGTTATGCACTAAACTACTTTTccaaacaacatgctcgtcatgggctcaagtccCTTATAGACCGCCCCCctcatacataggactgactatcctgatgtgggtaatcaatagcttaattacattgataaatcaattagtggtacaggcatacCATTAGTGACAACAGTTATGtccaaaacggaaaaagagaAGTAGAAACACCTaactattttgatttttttttcattaaacagACTGACCACACCTTTTTGCAAGCTAGATCCATTTCTCACACAACAATTTTGGTAGATGATAGAACACCTTCTGTTAAGACGGAAGCACTTTTATCGTATCCATCGCGATAATGCAGCACTTTCTTTCTATTGGGCTTAACGATCTACGCGACCATGTCGACCTATACAGGCTATCGAAACTGAtttagtaccacgcagccggatagttgaTCTTTGCTATGGGGGGACGGTCCGTatgaggtttgaacccatgatagGCATGTTATTAGGTCATACAAATTAATGACTGTATCACGGGACCGCACAGCGTTGCACTTTCTTCCTATTTATAtcgtaacaaataaataattggtATGCTTTATTTCCGCTATAGGCGACATACGTGGTTATGCTAACGTTATGTATAAATGTTTACAAGACTTATTTGTATCACCAATCCGGATAATCAATCActggttggtgtgtgctgCGCGAGGGAATAGAACTACGTCTAACCTATATAGATACCAACTTTCTGCCATTAGGGTAAACGGaatgattaatattttttcctaTTCCAAATTGCACCATCATGTGGCTAGTTGAATAAGTCATCTTAATAATCTTCCGAAGTGTGCATGGCAGCGCCGAAATGAATATAGCCATACCCTTCTACGCTCTCCTTTATACAGAACTTAGGCACCAAAGGTACCACGAGAGGCTGGTCACGGTCTTGATCATCATAATGCAAAACCCATCAATTGCACTCATTCAATACAAAGACGATCTAtaacttaaaaaatattttgccatattttattgtgaataattgaaataataacagaTGTTGAACATGAAGAAAGTATAATAACATTTGAGTGAACACACAAATACCATCATTACTTATCATTACACTTGCCTTTTtcatattcaattcaaatacCACTACTTCTTATAAGAGATTGggtttaaaaaactaaaaggtACAGGTATCTTATAAACACACTTAGTGAGAACATAACGATAAATGGTACATGGTAGCAACAGTTCCTATTAACTTTTTGTGCACGTGCAGCACAATCCAGGGATGGACGCAACATGTTTCAGTGGCATACGGCTGGCCAGATCCTTAACGAACAGTGGCGGGATCAGATCGGCCGCCGGCTTCGTCATATCTGGCGGCATCTTAAACTGCAGCTTCATGATATTATAGTACGATTCCTCATACGTGGTCGCCAAAAACGGGACCTTACCGCACAGCAGCTCatacgccagcacgcacaaATTCGATAGATCGACAGTTTTTATGTGCGACTGACCATGCACCATCTCGGGCGATAAATAGTCGAGCGAAACGCACAGCGTTGTACCGGAACAAGGTCGGCTCGTACACGGACCAACCGAAATCGACAATCTTCAGATCACCACCGTGCCCCAGCTGCAAGTTTTCCGGATGATGTCACGATGTATCACGTTGCGCTCGTGCTGCGATGAATAGGTGTGTTACTTTATAGCATGCAAATGACAGCGGCGAAACACGACGCccgacgcatcctccggatcATCTTAAGCGGTGCATTCGAGCATGGGGTGTGGATGCGAATGACCAACCACGAGCTTACTGCAGCCGTATGGCGCGTCGGACATGGCTGTTTGCGATGGCTGGGACATGTTGTAAAGATGCCAGACTCGTGCCCCAACAGCAAGGTGTTCGAAAGCGGCACTCAGTTTGGTACTAGAAGCAACGAAGCACAGCAAGTTCGATGGCTAGATCAGGTGAAGTAAAACCTCGAAGATCGAGTGCCTACATCGATGGGAAGCTGCAGCTAGCGACCAGGCATTCCTATCAAGAGAGAAATGGAAAGGgagaaaaccaaaatgaaacaatgtataggcagtatttttacaaccaaatgaaaatgacCGGCCCATGAGAAGGAATTGAACATACCAATGCATTAaggcgttttttttatatttacgtTCGTCAAAAGTTTAAGACTGAAATCATTGACCATTGCTTGCAGAGGTTTGAGAAACCGATATAAACGGACTAAACGATTTATGTATTGGCATTTCTCGAAAAAGCCTTTAAACACGATAATCGTGCCGATGCaatatttttcttctctggctcaacaaccgatgccggtcaaggcctgccaacccacttgtggggttggctttcagtgacttattgatttccccccatagcaggatagtcagtcctacgtatggcggcacggtctatttggggcttgaacccatgacgggcatgttgttaagtcgtacgagttgacgactgtaccatgagaccggctgccGATGCAATATAAAATAcctaaaaagagaaaataatgGCGAGAATTTTTGATGATGAAATATAACAAAATATATAGTTTCTGTGGTATCACCACGGTAGCGTGTCGTTTATTCCCACGTGTGCACGCGCATCCGCTCGGCCCAGTAACAGCAACCCAACACCGACGTATGATGCACCCTGCACTGCGGCGTAGGGAAATGCGCATCCGATCATAGTCTGCACTAACCAGCCAGTGAGCCATTCTGCCatccaaccagccagccagccagacaaCCAGACAACCAACGGAGCAGAACAAGtagtatatttttttaaacccgCCAACACGCTCAACATTTACTTATCATGTAACATCACCATCTAATGCACATTGTTAACGAAACGTAGGCACCATTATGAGGAATGGGGAAGCAAACACAGAGGGCGAAAAActataaatacaaatggaGGAACACCGTAAACGAGCAATTACCTATCAACGCGATCGCTAATTCCTTACCTTTTGCACATTAGTGAAACATATTTGCTTCCGTAATAGGTAATCGAAagagctttaaaaaaataaaacaaaacaaaatacaccgAATGTTTTCTAACTTGCTGTACACTATTTTATTCAACGGCACTGGTTTAAATCCTAATAATATCCTAATCCTAATACTGGTTTAATATGTTAACACATCACACCACAACGAACGGCTCTAACGTATAACATCCGGCACCTTTAAACAATGCAGGCTCATCGCCATTTATGCTGCATTTTGTTCTGCATAACATTACACAACGTTACTAGCATTACATTTTCCAGtataaaatgtgtttaatcACCCTTTACACCTTAAATGTACACACAATCACTATATCACAACACTACACTGCTTCGCCGATCTCGGTCTGCTTCTCCGGAGCGTCCGGAGCGCTTCTCCGTTGTTGTCTTATCCGAAGCACCATGGAGCAACTGCAACCGACCGACTCGATCATGTCCAAGTCCGTATCTGTAATGCGACCTGCCTTCCGAAGCAACAGTCATTCGATCGTTCGTCCGGCATTAGCAGAAactaaagaaaggaaaaaaaacttatgCTTGTAGTTATAATCCTACTCACCCATGCAGTAAAAGCATTTTCACGGCGACAAGGCTGTCGGTAACGTTTGCTGGATCTTGCTGTGCGCTTGCCAATTGAGTGCACATTTCGCATTGCTCATTACGTGGACATCAAGGTGGCCATCATACTGCCCGGCGACGACGGCTCCTTAAATATAGCGGATGAGCGCGTGGCTCGCCACCGATGGAGACATGTCGCGGCAGAAGGTGTACCACACGTTTATCAGCACGTCGTGCTGGATGGCGCTGGAGGAGATGGAGCGGGACCACGGATACGGCTTCTAGTCGTTCGGCATTACCGCGATCGAGATAGCGACCGGAACTGCGCCGTACCACAACTACCCgcagatgaagatgatgatgctgacgcTGCCGAACGATCAGTCCACGATCGATACCGGGGCGGACAAGAAGGGCCTGTACCAGGCGTGCGACAAGACGTTACGCAAACTGGTCACCGAATGCTTGTAAAAGGAATTGTCCAAGCATCCAACGGCGAGCGAGCTTTGTATGCTTTGTaactatagaaaaaaaaaaccagtggttaaaaaaaattaacgcgAGGAGTTTTTGATACCGTGCGGATTACGTTCATTACTTACTAACGTTCATTACAACTTACCTTATTTTCCATGATCGAACATCGTTTAGTTGGATTGCCGGCATTCTTTCTTCCCTCTTTCGAACGTTCGCCGGCTCAACACGGTTGCACAACAGCTGCATAGAAAATACcgctttaattgatttaatattaCAAATATTAGCTATGCTTTACTTACCCTAAACGGCTTTCAGGAGTGCGAAGTCGATTCTACCatcatttataatttttcggctgtttattttacacattaCACAACATTTCCCATATAACAATGGGGAATTATTTCTATGGCAAACAGGGTGCGAGGTAGCGAGAAACAGGTTGCGACGAGCGAGAGGCTCTGTTAATTCAGAGAGAGGGGAATGAAATAAAGGGGGAAGCGAAGAGCAACACATAAGGAGAGCGAGAATGCCATGGCGAGAAGTAACAAATGATGaggaa comes from the Anopheles merus strain MAF unplaced genomic scaffold, AmerM5.1 LNR4000011, whole genome shotgun sequence genome and includes:
- the LOC121600911 gene encoding aurora kinase A-A-like: MVHGQSHIKTVDLSNLCVLAYELLCGKVPFLATTYEESYYNIMKLQFKMPPDMTKPAADLIPPLFVKDLASRMPLKHVASIPGLCCTCTKS